From the genome of Uranotaenia lowii strain MFRU-FL chromosome 1, ASM2978415v1, whole genome shotgun sequence, one region includes:
- the LOC129753416 gene encoding 60S ribosomal protein L7a, with translation MVNKKPTKKKVAGKKVAAAPLAVKKVEVKKVVNPLFEKRVKNYGIGQNVQPKRDLSRFVRWPKYIRIQRHKAVLQKRLKIPPPIHQFSQALDKHTAQLLFGLLEKYRPENPIAKIQRLKAKAEAKAAGKEEPPAKKTNRLRQGANTVVKLVEQKKAQLVVIAHDVDPIELVIYLPALCRKMGIPYCIIKGKSRLGTLVFRKTCTCVALTQVDNSDRANLSKLVETIKTNFNDRYEEIRKHWGGGLLGPKSMARIAKLEKAKARELTQKTV, from the exons ATGGTTAATAAGAAG CCAACCAAGAAGAAGGTCGCCGGCAAGAAAGTTGCCGCCGCACCACTGGCCGTGAAGAAAGTTGAGGTTAAGAAAGTGGTCAATCCTCTCTTTGAGAAGCGGGTGAAGAACTACGGAATCG GTCAAAATGTGCAGCCCAAGCGTGATCTGTCCCGGTTCGTGCGCTGGCCAAAGTACATTCGTATTCAGCGCCACAAGGCCGTGCTGCAGAAGCGTCTGAAGATCCCGCCACCGATCCATCAGTTCTCTCAGGCTCTGGACAAACACACGGCCCAGCTGCTATTCGGTCTGTTGGAGAAGTACCGGCCGGAAAACCCGATCGCCAAGATCCAACGATTGAAGGCTAAGGCTGAGGCCAAGGCCGCTGGTAAGGAGGAACCTCCAGCAAAGAAAACCAATCGCCTGCGGCAGGGCGCCAACACCGTCGTCAAACTAGTCGAGCAAAAGAAAGCTCAGCTGGTTGTGATCGCTCACGATGTTGACCCCATTGAG CTGGTCATCTACCTGCCGGCTCTGTGCCGTAAGATGGGTATCCCGTACTGCATCATCAAGGGCAAGTCCCGACTGGGAACGTTGGTGTTCCGTAAGACCTGCACATGTGTTGCCCTGACGCAGGTGGACAACTCCGACCGCGCTAATCTGTCCAAGCTGGTTGAAACCATCAAGACCAACTTCAACGATCGCTACGAGGAGATCCGCAAGCACTGGGGAGGTGGTCTGCTCGGACCGAAGAGTATGGCCCGCATCGCCAAGCTGGAGAAGGCTAAAGCTCGGGAACTTACCCAGAAGACGGTGTAA